A single window of Archangium gephyra DNA harbors:
- the menC gene encoding o-succinylbenzoate synthase yields the protein MRITKTALHALRLEMVNPLKTARGTYAAREGFVVRLEDEEGRVGQGEAMPLEEFGTESPGDCERALSQLLVTLRTSTKNISSNNTPPNNTPLPPGEGRGEGISAPGLDPCLLPLPLGEGWGEGFPTRTPAARHAVEQALLDLLAQRRGLPLSQLLSSDARTNLHVNALLGAASPQTLAEEARRAVAEGYETLKLKVAGRPLAEDVARLSAVRNAVGTTIRLRVDANGAWTEPEARAALEALGRYELELCEQPVAPENPEALARLGEHSPCPLAADEALSLPEATQHILNHPGTVKILVLKPMVLGGLIPTLKLAREAASRGMAAYVTSSLDGVIARAGAAHLAAALPSGSYASGLGVGHLFKDEPGNHPFRPVRGRIQLPRTPGLGVN from the coding sequence ATGCGCATCACGAAGACGGCGCTCCATGCGCTGCGCCTGGAGATGGTGAACCCGCTGAAGACGGCGAGGGGCACCTACGCGGCGCGAGAGGGCTTCGTGGTGCGGTTGGAGGACGAGGAGGGGCGGGTCGGGCAGGGCGAGGCGATGCCGCTGGAGGAGTTCGGCACGGAGTCGCCAGGCGACTGCGAGCGGGCCCTGAGCCAGCTCCTGGTGACATTGCGCACCAGCACCAAGAACATCTCCTCGAACAATACCCCTCCGAACAACACCCCTCTCCCCCCGGGAGAGGGACGGGGTGAGGGTATCTCGGCCCCCGGGTTGGATCCGTGTCTGCTCCCTCTCCCTCTGGGAGAGGGCTGGGGTGAGGGATTTCCCACCCGTACACCCGCGGCGAGACATGCCGTGGAACAAGCGCTCCTGGACCTCCTGGCCCAGCGCCGAGGGCTCCCCCTGAGCCAACTGCTCTCGAGTGACGCCAGAACAAACCTCCACGTCAACGCGCTCCTGGGAGCGGCATCGCCGCAGACCCTCGCGGAAGAAGCGCGGAGGGCGGTAGCGGAGGGCTACGAAACACTGAAGCTCAAGGTCGCCGGGCGCCCACTGGCGGAGGACGTAGCGCGACTGTCCGCGGTGCGGAACGCGGTCGGAACCACCATCCGCCTCCGAGTCGACGCGAACGGGGCCTGGACGGAACCAGAGGCGCGAGCCGCGCTCGAGGCCCTGGGCCGCTACGAGCTCGAACTGTGCGAGCAGCCGGTGGCGCCCGAGAACCCCGAGGCCCTGGCCCGCCTTGGCGAGCACAGTCCCTGCCCACTGGCCGCGGACGAAGCCCTGTCTCTACCCGAGGCCACGCAGCACATCCTGAATCACCCCGGGACGGTGAAGATCCTGGTGCTCAAGCCGATGGTGCTGGGAGGCCTGATCCCCACGCTGAAGCTGGCGCGAGAGGCGGCGAGCAGAGGAATGGCCGCCTACGTGACGAGCTCGCTGGACGGAGTGATCGCGCGAGCAGGCGCGGCGCACCTGGCGGCGGCATTGCCGTCGGGGAGCTACGCGTCGGGGCTCGGGGTGGGGCACCTCTTCAAGGACGAGCCCGGGAACCATCCATTCCGTCCGGTGCGGGGCCGAATCCAGCTGCCGCGGACGCCGGGCCTGGGAGTGAACTGA
- a CDS encoding STAS/SEC14 domain-containing protein, which produces MFQVKVDQSNTLVEVTLEGTIRADEMQQFVEQAVSAVTSLAEGGQIVRALADLRQLRTTSPEAAEVLRQGQEAAMKAGMRRIAEIVGSELTALQLNRIARGSGMDRILRRFHGEEEARAWLLASDDALDAA; this is translated from the coding sequence TTGTTCCAGGTCAAGGTCGATCAGTCGAACACGCTCGTGGAAGTCACCCTGGAAGGGACCATCCGCGCGGACGAGATGCAGCAGTTCGTCGAGCAGGCCGTGAGCGCCGTGACGTCGCTCGCGGAGGGCGGGCAGATCGTCAGGGCCCTGGCCGACCTGCGCCAGTTGCGCACCACCTCGCCCGAGGCGGCGGAGGTGCTGCGCCAGGGCCAGGAAGCCGCGATGAAGGCGGGCATGCGGCGGATCGCCGAGATCGTCGGCAGCGAGCTCACCGCCCTCCAGCTCAACCGCATCGCGCGCGGCAGCGGCATGGACCGCATCCTCCGCCGCTTCCATGGCGAGGAGGAGGCCCGGGCCTGGCTCCTCGCGTCCGACGACGCGCTCGACGCCGCGTGA
- the menE gene encoding o-succinylbenzoate--CoA ligase, with protein MQWTCPIRTGAQTRPEALALTFANRRWTYRELDAEVGRWVAALQSRGVRPGDRVALLATNHAAVAQLFFALGRVGAVLAPLNARLTRAELQPLSDDVTPRLTLALTGLVERLPGAEPLETFTDTVNTSVPDCAPLEAHSPRVILFTSGTTGRPKGAVLTEGNFRASARASEANLGSHPAPHWLGTLPLFHVGGLGMLTRTAYDGGCLVLRERFEAEDTNRAIDEEGVTHASFVATTLERVLEARKDRPVPSAFRCALIGGGPVPAPLLARARAAGILALQTYGLTEACAQVTTESPDEADGRTAGRPLPGLRVRIVGPGGEPLEPGREGDIEVHGPTVMAGYLNRPEATSEAFRDGWLRTKDVGMLDERGRLTVLSRRTDLIVRGGENIYPAELEAVLVAHPAVQEAAVVGVPDERWGEVPVAFVATRDGAPLPEELGAWCRESLAGFKVPARFLGIEALPRNAMGKIERTVLRERARGA; from the coding sequence ATGCAGTGGACGTGCCCCATCCGAACCGGCGCCCAGACGCGGCCGGAGGCCCTGGCGCTCACCTTCGCGAACCGCCGGTGGACGTACCGCGAACTGGACGCCGAGGTCGGCCGGTGGGTGGCGGCGCTCCAGTCGAGGGGCGTGCGGCCAGGAGACAGGGTCGCACTGCTCGCGACGAACCACGCGGCGGTGGCACAGCTCTTCTTCGCACTCGGACGAGTCGGAGCGGTGCTGGCGCCGCTCAACGCGAGGCTCACCCGTGCGGAGCTCCAGCCGCTGTCCGACGACGTGACCCCGAGGCTCACCCTGGCACTCACGGGGCTCGTGGAGCGCCTCCCGGGAGCGGAGCCCCTCGAGACCTTCACGGACACGGTGAACACCTCCGTGCCCGACTGCGCGCCGCTGGAGGCTCACTCGCCTCGGGTCATCCTCTTCACCTCCGGGACGACGGGCCGACCGAAGGGGGCGGTGCTGACGGAGGGGAACTTCCGGGCCTCGGCGCGGGCGTCCGAGGCGAACCTGGGCTCCCATCCGGCGCCGCACTGGCTGGGCACCTTGCCGCTCTTCCACGTGGGGGGCCTGGGGATGCTCACGCGCACGGCGTACGACGGAGGCTGCCTGGTGCTGCGGGAGCGCTTCGAGGCGGAGGACACCAACCGGGCGATCGACGAGGAAGGCGTCACGCACGCGAGCTTCGTGGCGACGACCCTGGAGCGCGTGCTGGAGGCGCGGAAGGATCGCCCGGTGCCGTCCGCGTTCCGGTGTGCACTGATCGGCGGAGGACCAGTACCCGCGCCGCTGCTGGCCCGCGCGAGGGCGGCGGGAATCCTGGCGCTCCAGACCTACGGACTGACGGAGGCCTGCGCGCAGGTCACCACGGAGAGCCCGGACGAGGCCGACGGCCGCACGGCGGGCCGCCCCCTGCCAGGCCTGCGGGTGCGCATCGTGGGGCCCGGTGGAGAGCCCCTGGAGCCGGGGAGGGAAGGAGACATCGAGGTCCACGGCCCCACGGTGATGGCGGGCTACCTGAACCGGCCCGAGGCCACGAGTGAGGCGTTCCGGGACGGCTGGCTGCGGACGAAGGACGTGGGGATGCTGGACGAGCGGGGCCGGCTGACGGTGCTCTCGAGGCGGACGGACCTGATCGTCCGGGGAGGGGAGAACATCTACCCGGCGGAGCTGGAGGCGGTGCTGGTGGCGCACCCGGCGGTCCAGGAGGCGGCGGTGGTGGGAGTCCCGGACGAGCGCTGGGGCGAGGTGCCGGTGGCGTTCGTGGCGACGCGCGACGGCGCACCACTACCGGAGGAACTGGGAGCCTGGTGCCGCGAGTCGCTGGCGGGCTTCAAGGTGCCGGCGCGTTTCCTGGGAATCGAGGCATTACCGCGCAACGCCATGGGGAAGATAGAGCGGACGGTGCTGCGCGAGCGGGCCCGGGGGGCCTGA
- a CDS encoding OTU domain-containing protein, giving the protein MKRFIFANMQGLAEEHLSARLVMVAQLLIEMDVDVALLCEVMRSSEKLREVDLPEKQRTSRRKPENQLLFDKQVAQTFSQNEALGQLQFTYTPSYREERFEMHEEGKQKGYGTLSKGPLDTELLEDAFKALSARAPLHWVTREGMHVYMLHAISNHSAAKKQLLAELIPALLKLHPDTPWMIVGDLNCPPHKLLKCDESSITGKGRQVLSLEGVGMAGAFACIPDGPTRWSSGNLLDYVVSNVPCRVFRLPEEKAYVRPEQQSISVLDESGFDHRPILVEYPELDRKRDSKASSPSQGLGKPLFAVPTYPSRFRRIPITGDGNCLFRSIAHLTGRDYVELRALAVQHLLNHWEQYQGFVEHPEYVADMAGNGVWAGHLALVALANQLDIQIVVYRFDGTIVRINEGGNGGPHHVYYTGAHYDALVEAGRGRPPPPRFGGSQRRVSLELFLIETVSKRIRTLMRRKPHQEELSVVMRYVMSKLSMMPGADRAMSRKTPSDELKATRMLNYLVDHAFKKHPVWFD; this is encoded by the coding sequence CCAGCTCCTCATCGAGATGGATGTGGACGTCGCCCTGCTCTGCGAGGTCATGCGCTCCAGCGAGAAGCTGCGGGAAGTGGACCTTCCCGAGAAACAGCGCACCAGCCGGCGCAAGCCCGAGAACCAGCTGCTCTTCGACAAGCAGGTGGCTCAGACGTTCTCCCAGAACGAAGCACTCGGCCAGCTCCAATTCACGTACACGCCCTCCTACCGCGAGGAGCGCTTTGAAATGCACGAGGAGGGCAAGCAGAAGGGCTACGGCACCCTGAGCAAGGGCCCCCTCGACACCGAGCTGCTCGAGGATGCCTTCAAGGCCCTGTCGGCGCGGGCACCGCTCCACTGGGTCACCCGGGAGGGCATGCACGTGTACATGCTGCATGCCATCTCGAACCACTCCGCCGCCAAGAAGCAGCTCCTCGCGGAGCTCATCCCCGCGCTGCTCAAGCTGCACCCCGACACGCCGTGGATGATCGTGGGCGACCTCAACTGCCCACCCCACAAGCTGCTCAAGTGCGACGAGTCGTCCATCACTGGCAAGGGGAGACAGGTGCTGTCTCTCGAGGGTGTGGGCATGGCGGGCGCGTTCGCCTGCATCCCCGACGGGCCCACGCGCTGGTCGAGCGGGAACCTGCTCGACTACGTGGTTTCGAATGTCCCCTGCCGCGTGTTCCGTCTTCCCGAGGAGAAGGCGTACGTCCGCCCCGAGCAGCAATCCATCTCCGTGCTCGATGAGTCGGGCTTCGACCATCGCCCCATCCTGGTGGAGTACCCCGAGCTGGACCGCAAGCGCGATTCCAAGGCGTCGTCCCCCAGCCAGGGTCTCGGCAAGCCCCTGTTCGCGGTGCCCACCTACCCCTCGCGCTTCCGGCGGATCCCCATCACCGGCGATGGGAACTGTCTGTTTCGCTCCATCGCCCACCTGACGGGCCGCGACTACGTGGAGCTGCGGGCGCTCGCCGTCCAGCACCTGCTGAACCACTGGGAGCAGTATCAGGGCTTCGTCGAGCACCCGGAGTACGTGGCCGACATGGCGGGCAATGGCGTGTGGGCGGGACACCTGGCGCTGGTGGCCCTCGCCAACCAGCTCGACATCCAGATCGTCGTCTACCGTTTCGACGGCACCATCGTGCGCATCAACGAGGGAGGCAACGGCGGTCCGCACCACGTCTATTACACGGGTGCCCACTACGATGCGCTCGTGGAAGCCGGACGGGGGCGCCCACCACCGCCCCGCTTCGGCGGGAGCCAGCGCCGCGTCTCCTTGGAGCTCTTCCTCATCGAGACCGTCTCCAAGCGCATCCGGACGCTCATGCGGCGCAAGCCCCATCAGGAGGAGCTGTCCGTCGTGATGCGCTACGTCATGTCGAAGCTGAGCATGATGCCGGGAGCCGACAGGGCCATGTCCCGCAAGACGCCCAGCGACGAGCTGAAGGCCACTCGCATGCTGAACTACCTGGTGGACCACGCCTTCAAGAAACACCCGGTGTGGTTCGACTGA
- a CDS encoding 1,4-dihydroxy-2-naphthoate polyprenyltransferase has product MNAIAPAVEAPRPTLKTWLMAARPKTLTAALVPVMVGTALAYGLGVGRWLPALAALVGAMLIQIGTNLTNDYYDFKKGADTEERLGPQRVTQSGLIAPGVVLASALTCFGLAVATGVYLVVVGGWPIVAIGLASVTAGYAYTGGPFPLAYHGLGDVFVFLFFGLVAVPGTFYVQTLTVGPAAWWAAIPVGAIGTALLVVNNLRDATTDVKAGKRTLVVRFGTTAGKAEYVVLLVAAFATPLAMWGLGLASPWVLLALLSAPVAVAPLKLVLGAQGAALNPALGGTAKLQLVFGLLFSVGLYLR; this is encoded by the coding sequence ATGAACGCGATTGCTCCCGCGGTGGAGGCCCCCCGCCCCACCTTGAAGACGTGGTTGATGGCCGCGAGGCCGAAGACGCTGACGGCGGCGCTGGTGCCGGTGATGGTGGGGACGGCGCTGGCGTACGGGCTGGGCGTGGGCCGGTGGCTGCCGGCGTTGGCGGCGCTGGTGGGTGCGATGCTGATCCAGATCGGCACGAACCTGACGAACGACTACTACGACTTCAAGAAGGGGGCGGACACGGAGGAGCGGCTGGGGCCGCAGCGGGTGACGCAGAGCGGGCTGATCGCGCCGGGGGTGGTGCTGGCGAGCGCACTGACATGCTTCGGGCTGGCGGTGGCGACGGGCGTGTACCTGGTGGTGGTGGGAGGCTGGCCGATCGTGGCGATCGGGCTGGCGTCGGTGACGGCGGGGTACGCGTACACGGGAGGCCCGTTCCCGCTGGCGTACCACGGGCTGGGAGACGTGTTCGTCTTCCTCTTCTTCGGGCTGGTGGCGGTGCCGGGGACGTTCTACGTGCAGACGCTGACAGTGGGCCCGGCGGCGTGGTGGGCGGCGATTCCGGTGGGCGCGATTGGCACGGCGCTGCTGGTGGTGAACAACCTGCGCGACGCGACGACGGACGTGAAGGCGGGCAAGAGGACGCTGGTGGTGCGTTTTGGCACGACGGCGGGCAAGGCGGAGTACGTGGTGCTGCTGGTGGCGGCGTTCGCGACCCCGCTGGCGATGTGGGGCCTGGGGCTGGCGAGCCCGTGGGTGCTGCTGGCGCTGCTGAGCGCGCCGGTGGCGGTGGCGCCGCTGAAGCTGGTGTTGGGAGCGCAGGGGGCGGCGTTGAACCCGGCGTTGGGCGGGACGGCGAAACTGCAGCTGGTGTTCGGGCTGTTGTTCTCGGTGGGGCTGTACCTGAGGTAG
- a CDS encoding type IV pilus twitching motility protein PilT, translated as MDQATLNKLLTVGVQNGASDIHFRPGDPPIYRVNGVLRPLKMEKLHPDHTKQVALHIINDPLTKTQVDSLQEYDTSYGLPGVARFRVNIYRQRGTLACILRIIPDEIPTIDGLGLPQVLKTIAGNDRGLVLVTGATGSGKSSTLAAMIDQINRTENLHILTIEDPVEFIYKNIKSSISQREIGPDTENFAIALRAALRQDPDVILVGEMRDTETIDIALKASETGHLVLSTVHTTDASRTINRLISVFPAEEQSMVRMRLADSLKATISQRLLPKADGKGRTVALEIMVQTKSVEQYIREDRANELKDVIEKGRDMFGMQSFDQHLSYLYKQGEITLETAQSAATNPADFQRALEFE; from the coding sequence CTGGATCAGGCAACGCTCAACAAGCTGCTCACGGTCGGCGTGCAGAACGGCGCCTCGGATATCCACTTCCGGCCGGGCGATCCTCCCATCTATCGGGTCAACGGTGTGCTGCGACCGCTGAAGATGGAGAAGCTCCATCCGGACCATACCAAACAGGTCGCGCTCCACATCATCAACGATCCGTTGACGAAGACCCAGGTGGACAGCCTGCAGGAGTACGACACCTCCTACGGGCTGCCCGGGGTGGCGCGCTTCCGGGTGAACATCTACCGGCAACGGGGCACGCTGGCGTGCATCCTGCGCATCATCCCGGATGAGATCCCCACCATCGACGGGCTGGGGCTGCCGCAGGTGCTCAAGACGATCGCTGGCAACGATCGCGGCCTCGTGCTGGTGACGGGGGCCACGGGCTCGGGCAAGAGCTCCACGCTCGCGGCCATGATCGATCAGATCAACCGCACCGAGAACCTGCACATCCTCACCATCGAGGACCCGGTCGAGTTCATCTACAAGAACATCAAGTCCTCCATCTCCCAGCGGGAGATCGGCCCGGACACGGAGAACTTCGCCATCGCCCTGCGCGCGGCGCTGCGCCAGGACCCGGACGTCATCCTCGTGGGCGAGATGCGCGACACGGAGACGATCGACATCGCGCTCAAGGCCTCGGAGACGGGACACCTGGTGCTCTCGACGGTGCACACGACGGATGCCTCGAGGACCATCAACCGGCTCATCTCGGTGTTCCCCGCCGAGGAGCAGTCGATGGTGCGCATGCGCCTGGCGGACAGCCTCAAGGCGACCATCTCGCAGCGGCTGCTGCCGAAGGCGGACGGCAAGGGGCGCACGGTGGCGCTGGAGATCATGGTCCAGACCAAGTCGGTGGAGCAGTACATCCGCGAGGACCGGGCCAACGAGCTCAAGGATGTCATCGAGAAGGGCCGGGACATGTTCGGCATGCAGTCCTTCGATCAGCACCTGAGCTACCTCTACAAGCAGGGGGAGATCACCCTGGAGACGGCGCAGAGCGCGGCCACCAACCCGGCGGACTTCCAGCGCGCGCTCGAGTTCGAGTGA
- a CDS encoding serine/threonine-protein kinase, whose translation MQQAVSPNTSGSMGSQLLADYLREDGATREAEVARFICAAAACFVLATLLLGPAIGWPRALAVAGMAAAYGVYYGLLSRVLQRGWFHPAICWFNVSLEISVGVFEFLLDLHFENAEQALTNPTSLLWGAFIILASMRSNRRLAIFAGALAATASLLLYWLLAWPRLQAPVPLMLSPPLITLRALYLLLTGCVAALVASHLLRKAEEALRAVRARELLGKYFLHERLGVGGMAEVFRATYSPEGGFEKRVALKRILPSHAGDPHFVTLFRREAELGSLLHHPNIVQVLDVGRFGDTCFMAMEFIEGVSLRELLRARGPLPVAAVTYLGAELAAGLDYVHHRTASDGSPLNLVHRDINPPNILLSRIGEVKLGDFGIARAAHHVSLTLAGRVVGKPGYMAPEQARAEPFDARADLFALGLTLYEALTGRRVIPCEAHQDPRWGFTPKAFPPPSAFRPEVPPLLDAIVLELLQWEPHERTPDALRLREQLCSLTDEAAPHPRGQVLLARAVHEVLASRAAEPLVTQPPRESGPQGVRLRPSGQVLPVRSLAQTRLDFRPSRPVPAVVERTRG comes from the coding sequence ATGCAACAAGCAGTTTCCCCGAATACCTCCGGCTCGATGGGGTCCCAGCTCCTCGCCGACTACCTGCGCGAGGACGGCGCCACGCGCGAGGCCGAGGTCGCCCGCTTCATCTGCGCCGCCGCCGCGTGCTTCGTGCTCGCCACGCTCCTGCTCGGACCCGCCATCGGCTGGCCCCGGGCCCTCGCCGTGGCCGGCATGGCGGCGGCCTACGGTGTCTATTACGGCCTCCTCTCCCGGGTGCTCCAGCGCGGGTGGTTCCACCCCGCCATCTGCTGGTTCAACGTCAGCCTGGAGATCTCCGTGGGTGTCTTCGAGTTCCTGCTCGATCTGCACTTCGAGAACGCCGAGCAGGCGCTCACCAACCCCACCTCGCTGCTGTGGGGCGCCTTCATCATCCTCGCGTCCATGCGCTCCAACCGGAGGCTGGCCATCTTCGCCGGCGCCCTCGCCGCCACCGCGTCGCTGCTCCTGTACTGGTTGCTGGCCTGGCCCCGGCTACAGGCCCCCGTGCCCCTGATGCTGTCTCCGCCGCTCATCACCCTGCGCGCCCTGTACCTGTTGCTCACCGGCTGTGTCGCGGCGCTCGTGGCCAGCCACCTGCTGCGCAAGGCCGAGGAGGCCCTGCGCGCCGTGCGCGCCCGGGAGCTGCTCGGCAAATACTTCCTCCATGAGCGGCTGGGCGTGGGCGGCATGGCCGAGGTCTTCCGCGCCACCTACAGCCCCGAGGGCGGCTTCGAGAAGCGGGTGGCCCTCAAGCGCATCCTCCCGAGCCATGCCGGGGATCCCCACTTCGTCACCCTCTTCCGGCGCGAGGCCGAGTTGGGCTCGCTGCTGCACCACCCCAACATCGTCCAGGTGCTCGACGTGGGCCGCTTCGGCGACACCTGCTTCATGGCCATGGAGTTCATCGAGGGCGTGTCCTTGCGCGAGCTGCTCAGGGCCCGCGGTCCGCTCCCCGTGGCCGCGGTGACGTACCTGGGCGCCGAGCTCGCCGCCGGGCTCGACTACGTCCACCACCGCACCGCGAGCGATGGCTCGCCGCTCAACCTCGTGCACCGGGACATCAACCCGCCCAACATCCTCCTGTCCCGCATCGGCGAGGTGAAGCTGGGGGACTTCGGCATCGCCCGCGCGGCCCACCACGTCTCGCTCACGCTGGCGGGCCGGGTCGTCGGCAAGCCCGGGTACATGGCCCCGGAGCAGGCCCGCGCCGAGCCCTTCGATGCCCGCGCGGATCTCTTCGCGCTCGGCCTCACCCTGTACGAGGCCCTCACCGGCCGCCGCGTCATCCCCTGCGAGGCCCACCAGGATCCCCGCTGGGGCTTCACCCCCAAGGCCTTCCCCCCACCGTCCGCCTTCCGCCCGGAGGTGCCTCCGCTCCTGGATGCCATCGTCCTGGAGCTGCTCCAGTGGGAGCCGCACGAGCGGACCCCGGACGCCCTGCGGCTGCGGGAGCAACTGTGCTCGCTGACCGACGAGGCCGCGCCCCATCCCCGGGGCCAGGTCCTGCTCGCCCGCGCCGTCCATGAGGTGCTCGCCAGCAGGGCCGCGGAGCCCCTCGTCACCCAGCCCCCCCGGGAGTCCGGGCCGCAGGGGGTCCGGCTGCGACCCTCGGGCCAGGTGCTGCCGGTGAGGAGCCTCGCCCAGACACGGCTGGACTTCCGGCCATCCCGCCCGGTCCCCGCCGTCGTGGAGCGCACGCGCGGCTGA